A single genomic interval of Rosistilla ulvae harbors:
- the treZ gene encoding malto-oligosyltrehalose trehalohydrolase yields the protein MPIRPRSILATDLDGTLLPLQDDPTHIADLQTLLGNLQANQVQLLPITGRDRAAMIEALQTFQIPAPEVAICDGGTTIVVRNDDGGFDYLPDFQTHLEANFASFATDDVSYLLRDLVDLRFRATEKQNQFKISYFAEAKTLQATVATIQSRLRDSGIDCDVISGFNLHWGEGLVDILPAGLSKAYALQWWLDRSGNDREQVVFAGDGGNDLEVFLAGYRTIVVGNAEPEIASTVYASHRTGNTLDRFYLSEARATSGVLEGCCWFELVPPEKRESRSSDPLGAVPVSCNATHFNIWAPYAGRLAIEKQNGDEIQRFRIQPDEDGYFHRTVRGIGGGDRYQISLDDRVSRPDPASRFQPQGVHGPSMVVDHRKYPWHDADYRGVAKSDLVIYEMHFGTFTSEGSYLAAIDRIEELVSLGITAVEVLPLAQCAGSRNWGYDGVQLYAATENYGTPDDFKRFVDACHAAGIAVILDVVYNHLGPEGNYLHDFGPYFSKRHHTPWGDAFNYDGENSEAARRFVIENAIYWLREYHLDGLRLDAVHFMFDDSDQPILRSIRHAVTDFTGTVDRPIHLIGEANIYDHALVSPTDGTAYDAIWADDIMHAIYSHTVPEINLAHRHYAGASDIEEALQHGYLHTGPKVTRIDSEVRRQMHAEGDFSFLPSLICGLQTHDCVGNHPHGSRFHQLTSTETQRAAIPLLMLYPSIPMIFMGEEYACDAPFMFFVDFGDLRLRRAVDRGRRNEYPHHQWKGAIAPSHDDAFANSKSIQIKDPAIWQWYRDLIALRKTWQKESLLDWKNLSVVCDPARSLFALQYQAPTGRPKFVVSRFSAPAHDLPPLSLQIDGEVLMQSSTHRDSPTQLTLQNQAVLIGEGTWNLAAGQ from the coding sequence ATGCCCATTCGCCCCCGCTCGATCCTTGCGACCGATCTGGACGGTACGCTGCTGCCGCTGCAAGACGATCCGACTCACATCGCCGACCTGCAAACCTTGCTTGGAAATTTGCAAGCCAACCAGGTGCAGCTGCTTCCCATCACGGGACGCGATCGCGCAGCGATGATCGAAGCGTTGCAGACGTTTCAGATTCCGGCACCCGAAGTCGCGATCTGCGATGGCGGCACGACGATCGTTGTCCGCAACGACGACGGTGGCTTCGACTACCTGCCCGACTTCCAAACGCATCTGGAAGCGAACTTCGCCAGCTTTGCGACCGACGACGTCTCCTACCTGTTGCGAGATCTAGTCGACCTGCGGTTCCGCGCCACCGAAAAACAAAACCAGTTCAAGATCAGCTACTTCGCCGAAGCAAAGACGTTGCAAGCGACGGTTGCCACGATTCAAAGCCGTCTGCGCGACTCGGGGATCGATTGCGATGTGATCTCGGGTTTCAATCTCCATTGGGGTGAAGGGCTGGTCGACATCCTGCCGGCGGGACTTTCCAAAGCCTACGCCTTGCAGTGGTGGTTGGACCGCAGCGGAAATGATCGCGAACAAGTTGTCTTTGCCGGTGATGGTGGCAACGACTTGGAGGTCTTCCTCGCGGGATATCGCACGATCGTCGTTGGCAATGCCGAACCGGAGATCGCGTCGACAGTTTATGCATCGCACCGCACCGGCAATACGTTGGATCGATTCTATCTGTCGGAGGCTCGAGCGACGTCGGGTGTCTTGGAAGGATGTTGTTGGTTCGAGCTCGTGCCGCCCGAAAAACGAGAGTCTCGTTCCAGCGATCCACTGGGCGCTGTCCCGGTCTCCTGCAACGCGACCCACTTCAATATCTGGGCTCCCTACGCCGGCCGACTGGCGATCGAAAAGCAGAACGGCGACGAGATCCAACGCTTCCGCATCCAGCCCGACGAGGATGGATACTTCCATCGCACGGTCCGCGGAATCGGTGGCGGCGATCGGTATCAGATCTCGTTGGACGATCGCGTCAGTCGGCCCGATCCCGCTTCGCGATTTCAACCACAAGGCGTTCACGGCCCTTCGATGGTCGTCGATCATCGCAAATATCCGTGGCACGATGCGGACTATCGCGGCGTCGCAAAAAGCGACCTGGTGATCTACGAAATGCACTTCGGAACCTTTACAAGCGAGGGATCTTATCTGGCAGCGATCGATCGGATCGAAGAACTTGTCTCGCTAGGCATTACCGCTGTCGAAGTGTTACCGTTGGCCCAGTGTGCGGGCTCGCGCAACTGGGGCTATGACGGAGTCCAACTGTACGCAGCCACTGAAAATTACGGGACTCCCGACGATTTCAAACGCTTCGTCGACGCCTGTCACGCCGCCGGAATCGCGGTGATCTTAGACGTCGTCTACAACCATCTGGGGCCCGAGGGGAACTACCTTCACGACTTCGGTCCCTATTTCTCCAAGCGACACCACACGCCTTGGGGCGACGCGTTCAACTACGACGGCGAGAACAGCGAAGCGGCGCGGCGGTTTGTGATCGAGAACGCCATCTATTGGCTGCGCGAATACCATCTGGACGGTTTGCGTTTGGATGCGGTCCATTTCATGTTCGACGACAGCGACCAGCCGATCCTCCGCAGCATCCGTCACGCGGTCACCGATTTTACCGGCACCGTCGATCGCCCGATTCATTTGATCGGCGAAGCGAATATCTACGATCACGCCCTCGTCTCGCCGACCGATGGGACTGCGTACGATGCGATCTGGGCCGACGATATCATGCACGCGATCTATTCCCACACCGTTCCGGAGATCAATCTCGCGCATCGCCATTACGCGGGGGCGAGCGACATCGAAGAAGCGTTGCAGCACGGCTACCTGCACACCGGGCCCAAGGTCACGCGGATCGATAGCGAAGTCCGCCGCCAGATGCACGCCGAGGGAGACTTCTCGTTTTTGCCATCGCTGATCTGCGGTTTGCAGACGCACGATTGTGTCGGCAACCATCCGCATGGCTCCCGCTTCCATCAACTCACCTCGACCGAAACCCAACGCGCTGCGATCCCGCTGCTGATGCTCTATCCATCGATCCCGATGATCTTCATGGGGGAAGAGTACGCCTGCGACGCACCCTTCATGTTTTTTGTCGACTTTGGCGATCTACGATTGCGTCGCGCTGTCGACCGCGGTCGCCGCAACGAATACCCGCATCACCAATGGAAAGGTGCGATCGCGCCGAGCCACGATGATGCGTTTGCGAATTCCAAGTCGATCCAGATCAAAGACCCCGCGATCTGGCAATGGTATCGCGACTTGATCGCGCTGCGGAAAACATGGCAGAAGGAGTCGTTGTTGGATTGGAAAAATCTGTCGGTCGTCTGCGATCCCGCGCGGTCGTTGTTCGCGCTACAATATCAAGCTCCCACCGGCCGACCGAAGTTTGTCGTTTCGCGATTTTCCGCTCCCGCGCATGATTTGCCTCCGCTGTCGCTGCAAATCGACGGCGAGGTGTTGATGCAGTCGTCGACTCATCGCGATTCGCCGACACAGTTGACCCTACAAAATCAAGCGGTTCTGATCGGTGAGGGGACATGGAATCTCGCCGCGGGCCAATAG
- a CDS encoding response regulator, protein MTDPTGPFDLQSALQKVRSRLVAQTDGSADEEELLAAWDQIARRAEAAESTFSQLPPQQPSEIFIDSQDPSSALGETRILYHTLVDNLPINLVLKDLHGRRVFANERYLQLHQMTLQELRGKTDFDIFPEHLAKAYQLDDQQVIREGIVLHDTEPYLAKDGNECWIERVKAPVRDAQGKITGVQLLFWDVTERKHLDQDLEKARYLLNTLLNNIPDSIYFKDRDSRFIRISRSMAKKFHWKNAEIAVGKTDADIFTSEHAANARASELEIMDTGVPMVAEIERETWADRPDSWCSSTKMPLRDDAGRIVGTFGITRDVTDLKRTEQELKTAKEAADAANQAKSDFLANMSHEIRTPMNGIIGMADLMAHTNLSIEQRDYLRTIKDSADSLLRIINDILDFSKIEAGKLELEETSFNLRDCVGRTVQTLAVKAAEKGLELACRIDPHLPNQVAGDPVRLRQIVVNLVGNAIKFTQQGEVVVEVTNADDPKVIAITNPLANGQSHLPLEALDAGAIRLQFAVRDTGIGIPGEKVQTVFEEFAQADVSTTRQFGGTGLGLAISARLVDLMHGNIWLDSQVGVGTTFYFTAEFLLADAAVAPTENLDSLRGLPTIVVDDNNTNRQIFGEMLDAWQLNPTLVASAPAALAELQRAASTEDPYRLVLLDCMMPHMDGFALAECIRQSPLLKGLPIIMISSAARADDSQRCREMGIQRYLTKPVLQSDLFDSILDAMDIRSHHATSTPLLEPGGNQRPLNILLAEDGLVNQRVAIGFLSREGHNVTLARNGIEAVMEVARQPFDLVLMDLQMPEMDGVEATLEIRVRDRHLGIHTPIIAMTAAAMDGDRERCLSAGMDDYISKPINPSQLQAVIAGVFDREPPTAAAAPERYLPPLELANPTQIVDLRHAIERIDGGWELLEPLTSAMRQEGPILIDQIHHALQMGDCKSLARAAHTLKGSADVFAASRVVAVSIRLEELARANKLAECRALLDELQDEVEAMLEHLNREA, encoded by the coding sequence ATGACCGATCCCACCGGCCCTTTCGATCTGCAATCCGCACTGCAAAAGGTGCGGTCTCGACTCGTCGCGCAAACCGACGGTTCTGCCGATGAAGAAGAATTGCTGGCAGCCTGGGATCAGATTGCTCGCCGCGCCGAAGCGGCTGAATCGACGTTTTCTCAGCTGCCGCCGCAGCAACCGAGCGAAATTTTTATCGACTCCCAAGATCCGAGTTCGGCGCTGGGAGAGACGCGGATTCTGTACCACACGCTGGTCGATAACCTTCCGATCAATTTGGTCTTAAAGGATTTGCACGGCCGCCGAGTGTTCGCCAATGAACGCTACCTTCAACTGCATCAGATGACGTTGCAGGAACTCCGCGGCAAGACCGACTTTGATATCTTCCCGGAACATCTCGCCAAGGCGTACCAGCTGGACGATCAACAGGTGATCCGCGAGGGGATCGTTCTGCACGACACCGAACCCTATCTGGCGAAAGATGGGAACGAGTGTTGGATCGAACGGGTCAAAGCTCCCGTCCGCGACGCCCAGGGAAAAATCACCGGCGTGCAGTTGCTGTTCTGGGACGTCACCGAGCGGAAGCATTTGGACCAAGACCTGGAGAAAGCCCGCTATCTGCTGAACACGCTGCTGAACAATATCCCCGACAGCATCTATTTCAAAGATCGCGACAGTCGGTTCATCCGGATCAGCCGCAGCATGGCGAAGAAGTTCCATTGGAAAAACGCCGAGATCGCAGTCGGCAAGACCGATGCCGATATCTTCACCAGCGAACACGCGGCCAACGCCCGAGCTAGCGAGCTGGAGATCATGGATACCGGCGTGCCGATGGTCGCCGAGATCGAACGCGAAACCTGGGCCGATCGCCCCGACAGCTGGTGTTCGTCGACCAAGATGCCGCTCCGCGATGATGCCGGCCGAATTGTCGGGACCTTCGGGATCACTCGCGATGTCACCGATCTGAAGCGGACCGAACAGGAGTTGAAAACAGCCAAGGAGGCGGCTGACGCGGCGAACCAGGCGAAGAGTGATTTCCTGGCGAACATGAGTCACGAAATTCGCACGCCGATGAATGGGATCATCGGGATGGCCGACCTGATGGCTCACACCAATCTTTCGATCGAGCAGCGCGATTACCTGCGGACGATCAAGGATTCCGCCGATTCGCTGCTGCGGATCATCAACGACATCCTCGACTTCTCTAAAATCGAAGCGGGCAAACTCGAACTCGAAGAGACCTCGTTCAACCTTCGCGATTGCGTCGGCCGCACCGTGCAAACGCTTGCCGTCAAAGCTGCCGAAAAAGGCTTGGAACTCGCCTGCCGGATCGATCCCCATCTCCCCAACCAAGTCGCTGGCGATCCGGTCCGCTTGCGACAGATCGTCGTGAATTTGGTCGGCAACGCGATCAAATTTACGCAGCAGGGCGAGGTGGTTGTCGAAGTCACCAACGCCGACGATCCCAAAGTGATCGCGATCACCAATCCGCTGGCAAACGGTCAATCGCATCTGCCGCTCGAAGCTCTCGACGCCGGTGCGATTCGGTTGCAGTTTGCCGTTCGCGATACGGGGATCGGGATTCCCGGCGAAAAGGTGCAGACAGTTTTCGAAGAGTTTGCCCAGGCCGACGTCTCGACCACGCGGCAGTTCGGCGGCACCGGTTTGGGATTGGCGATCTCCGCTCGCCTTGTCGATCTGATGCACGGCAACATCTGGCTCGACAGTCAGGTGGGCGTCGGCACGACCTTCTATTTTACGGCGGAGTTCCTGTTGGCCGATGCGGCCGTGGCTCCGACCGAAAATCTCGACAGCCTACGTGGCCTCCCGACGATCGTCGTCGACGACAACAACACCAATCGTCAGATCTTCGGCGAGATGCTGGACGCTTGGCAGTTGAACCCAACGTTGGTCGCTAGCGCTCCGGCGGCATTGGCCGAACTGCAACGGGCCGCGTCGACCGAGGATCCCTATCGATTGGTGCTGCTGGATTGCATGATGCCGCACATGGATGGATTTGCGTTAGCCGAGTGTATTCGTCAGTCGCCGCTGTTGAAGGGGCTGCCGATCATCATGATCTCCTCGGCCGCGCGAGCCGACGATTCGCAGCGGTGCCGCGAAATGGGGATTCAGCGTTATCTCACCAAGCCGGTGCTGCAGTCGGATCTGTTCGATTCAATTCTCGACGCGATGGACATTCGCAGCCACCACGCCACGTCGACACCTTTGCTAGAACCCGGCGGCAATCAGCGTCCATTGAACATTCTGTTGGCGGAAGATGGATTGGTGAACCAACGCGTCGCGATCGGATTCTTGAGCCGCGAGGGGCACAATGTCACGTTGGCCCGGAACGGGATCGAAGCCGTCATGGAGGTCGCTCGCCAACCCTTTGACCTTGTCCTGATGGACCTGCAGATGCCGGAGATGGACGGCGTCGAAGCGACGCTGGAAATCCGAGTCCGCGATCGCCATCTGGGAATTCATACTCCGATCATCGCCATGACCGCCGCGGCGATGGATGGCGATCGCGAACGCTGTCTTAGCGCGGGCATGGACGATTACATTTCCAAACCGATCAACCCGTCGCAATTGCAAGCTGTGATCGCCGGGGTTTTCGACCGCGAACCTCCGACTGCCGCCGCGGCTCCCGAACGATATCTGCCGCCATTGGAGCTGGCAAATCCGACTCAGATCGTCGACCTGCGGCATGCGATCGAACGAATCGACGGCGGCTGGGAACTGTTGGAACCGCTGACCAGCGCGATGCGTCAGGAAGGCCCGATCCTGATCGATCAGATCCATCACGCCCTGCAGATGGGAGATTGCAAATCGTTGGCGCGTGCAGCCCATACCTTAAAAGGATCCGCCGACGTCTTTGCCGCCAGTCGCGTGGTGGCGGTTTCGATTCGACTCGAAGAACTCGCGCGTGCCAACAAATTGGCCGAGTGCCGTGCGCTGTTGGACGAATTGCAGGACGAGGTCGAAGCGATGTTGGAGCATCTCAACCGCGAAGCCTAA
- a CDS encoding sensor histidine kinase has product MLRNYKIRTKLLIALGLLCAIVLTISLGGFQSIYAYRQLASSISDRAAELPLTSSLTRDVELLRNTYHRIHDHSSSENPLARISLTNERDQFRTCVADVRSSANAYRGELDAGDDEATVLSDRSRERHTIDAMLRGLERIDDIVRAENWALKEIDYARLEIELDSLADSAQQLPTFLQQHMLSLRDDVRGFYRTAIAVMWGSSLLALGMFAALIFLFHLVVVKPFGSLLQGSRTISEGVFAHRIELGTGDELAELANSMNDMTARFLSTESELKDVIAGKEEEIRNRTNEAIRNEQLASVGFLAAGVAHEINNPLASIAWSAEALESRLHDQLYDTDSDGPSQPLNNDQLSTLRTNLRRIQDEAFRCKGITEHLLDFSRLGNVKREPTDLKHLVEDVVAMVGTLGQYRCKTIRLDCPDEVNAAINGQEIKQVVLNLLTNALESVDTDGAIDVRLRQRGDVAVLTVEDDGCGMDEHVQNHLFEPFFTSGKEGQGTGLGLSISYRIVQQHGGRMSAQSEGRGRGARLDVTLPLEHTMEADVQKNAA; this is encoded by the coding sequence GTGCTCCGAAACTACAAAATCCGAACCAAACTACTGATCGCCCTCGGATTGCTATGCGCGATTGTGTTGACAATTTCGCTCGGCGGTTTTCAGTCGATCTATGCCTATCGGCAACTCGCCAGCAGCATTAGCGATCGGGCGGCGGAGCTGCCGCTGACCAGTTCGCTGACTCGCGACGTCGAGCTGCTGCGGAACACCTACCACCGCATCCACGACCATTCGAGCAGCGAAAATCCGCTGGCTCGAATCTCGTTGACCAACGAACGCGATCAATTTCGGACCTGCGTTGCCGACGTTCGCTCTTCAGCCAACGCCTACCGTGGCGAACTGGACGCTGGAGATGATGAAGCGACAGTCCTTTCGGATCGGTCGCGCGAACGACATACCATCGATGCGATGTTGCGTGGGCTCGAACGCATCGACGACATCGTCCGCGCCGAAAACTGGGCGCTCAAAGAGATCGATTACGCCCGCTTGGAGATCGAGCTGGATAGCTTGGCCGATTCGGCGCAACAGCTGCCAACCTTTCTGCAGCAACACATGCTCAGCCTACGCGACGACGTTCGCGGTTTTTACCGCACGGCGATCGCCGTGATGTGGGGCAGTTCGCTGCTGGCGTTAGGAATGTTCGCCGCCTTGATCTTCCTGTTCCATCTCGTCGTCGTTAAACCGTTTGGGTCGCTGCTGCAGGGCAGCCGCACGATCAGCGAAGGAGTCTTCGCCCATCGGATCGAACTGGGGACCGGCGACGAACTGGCGGAACTGGCAAATTCGATGAACGACATGACCGCTCGGTTCTTGAGCACCGAATCGGAATTGAAGGATGTGATCGCGGGCAAAGAGGAAGAGATCCGCAATCGAACCAACGAAGCGATCCGCAACGAACAACTGGCCAGCGTCGGGTTCCTCGCCGCCGGGGTCGCTCACGAGATCAACAATCCGTTGGCGTCGATCGCGTGGAGTGCCGAAGCGCTCGAATCGCGGCTGCACGATCAACTCTACGACACCGATTCCGACGGACCATCGCAACCGCTGAACAACGACCAATTGTCGACGCTGCGAACCAACCTGCGTCGAATTCAAGACGAGGCGTTCCGTTGCAAAGGGATCACCGAACACCTGCTGGACTTCAGCCGCTTGGGGAACGTCAAACGCGAACCGACCGACCTGAAGCACTTGGTCGAAGACGTTGTTGCGATGGTTGGCACGCTAGGCCAATACCGCTGCAAGACGATCCGTTTGGACTGTCCCGATGAAGTCAATGCGGCGATCAACGGCCAGGAGATCAAACAAGTTGTCCTGAACCTGCTGACCAACGCGTTGGAGAGCGTCGACACCGACGGAGCGATCGACGTCCGGCTGCGGCAACGCGGCGATGTCGCCGTGCTGACTGTCGAAGACGACGGCTGCGGGATGGATGAACACGTTCAGAACCATCTGTTCGAACCCTTTTTCACCAGCGGTAAAGAAGGGCAGGGAACCGGTTTGGGGCTGAGCATTTCCTATCGTATCGTCCAACAGCATGGCGGCCGGATGTCGGCGCAGAGCGAAGGACGGGGCCGGGGCGCCCGTTTAGATGTCACACTACCTCTTGAACACACCATGGAAGCCGATGTCCAAAAAAACGCAGCCTAA
- a CDS encoding sigma-54-dependent transcriptional regulator has translation MSIMFADDEPGLQELMAAELPRLGHTVTVCPDGLTALAAVEKQAYDCIIVDLDMPGMNGIEVLQRTKELQPLCEAIVLTGKSTTESAIIAVKCGAFDYLTKPSRLADLATLLGRVAERRQISKQMSALQLRLRRAEGDPQLIGKHPSMERVAKLIAKVAPTESTVLIRGETGCGKELVARAVHDQSRRAAESFVAINCGALPENLIESELFGHCRGAFTGADAARTGMFQVADGGTIFLDEIGELPLSMQAKLLRVLESREIRRVGDNQVEKIDVRVVCATHRNLEQMVEQGEFREDLMFRINTFEIDVPSLRERASDIPELAAHLLRRFNNEQLSDAELFTPETMSALTAHVWPGNVRELANVIEHAVILCDALPIRPEHLPRHFGDRQLRKELRSSGPMSLREMEHVAIEQALERHDGNKSAVAAELGISLKTLYNKLNTVAAEKQSA, from the coding sequence TTGTCGATCATGTTCGCCGACGATGAGCCCGGCCTGCAGGAGTTGATGGCAGCCGAATTGCCCCGCTTGGGACACACCGTCACCGTCTGCCCCGATGGGCTGACCGCGTTGGCGGCTGTCGAAAAGCAGGCTTACGATTGCATCATCGTCGATCTCGACATGCCTGGCATGAACGGGATCGAAGTCTTGCAGCGAACCAAAGAACTGCAACCGCTGTGCGAAGCGATCGTGCTGACCGGTAAATCGACGACCGAATCGGCGATCATCGCTGTGAAGTGCGGCGCCTTCGACTATCTGACTAAACCGTCGCGGCTGGCCGATCTCGCCACGCTCTTGGGACGCGTTGCCGAACGCCGCCAGATCAGCAAGCAGATGTCGGCGCTTCAGTTGCGGCTGCGCCGCGCCGAGGGAGATCCTCAATTGATCGGTAAGCATCCGTCGATGGAGCGTGTTGCGAAATTGATCGCCAAAGTCGCGCCAACCGAAAGCACCGTCTTGATCCGTGGCGAAACCGGATGCGGTAAAGAGCTAGTCGCTCGCGCGGTCCACGACCAGAGCCGACGAGCGGCAGAATCGTTTGTCGCGATCAACTGTGGCGCACTTCCCGAAAACCTGATCGAAAGCGAACTGTTCGGTCATTGCCGCGGTGCCTTCACCGGCGCCGATGCGGCTCGCACCGGCATGTTCCAAGTCGCCGATGGCGGAACGATTTTCCTGGACGAGATCGGCGAGCTGCCGCTGTCGATGCAAGCCAAGTTGTTGCGCGTGCTCGAATCGCGTGAGATCCGCCGCGTCGGCGACAACCAAGTCGAAAAGATCGATGTTCGCGTCGTCTGTGCGACGCACCGAAATCTCGAACAGATGGTCGAACAGGGCGAATTCCGCGAGGACTTGATGTTCCGCATCAACACCTTTGAGATCGACGTTCCGTCGCTCCGCGAGCGGGCGAGCGACATTCCGGAACTGGCCGCGCATCTGCTGCGTCGCTTCAACAACGAACAACTGAGCGATGCGGAGCTGTTCACGCCCGAAACGATGAGCGCTCTGACGGCCCACGTCTGGCCGGGCAATGTTCGCGAACTGGCTAACGTGATCGAACACGCAGTCATTTTGTGCGACGCGCTGCCGATCCGCCCCGAACATCTGCCGCGGCACTTTGGCGATCGTCAGCTACGAAAAGAGTTACGCAGCAGCGGCCCGATGAGCCTGCGAGAGATGGAGCACGTGGCGATCGAACAGGCGTTGGAACGGCACGACGGCAACAAATCGGCTGTCGCGGCGGAACTGGGCATTAGCCTGAAAACCCTGTATAACAAGCTGAACACGGTTGCTGCCGAAAAGCAATCGGCGTAA
- a CDS encoding hydrolase, protein MSPTDGLRDASDWLRSQEPAIKEQLVQWAEIASGSHDTVGLQRMSNRLRADWQHHGFTLQPTPLSAIQEVASQGEIVEWKSVDALVARQRPGAARRVLLAIHFDTVYEQESDFKQCQWLDADRLRGPGVVDAKGGLLVMMWALAAIEKFDLAGEIGWTAILNPDEEIGSPASAALFQQQAGLHDFGLLFEPCLPDGAMVSQRKGSGNFTIVVRGRSAHSGRDPEDGRNAIVLLSQVVGEVDRLNDPHAGTTVNVGRIEGGGPLNRVPDLAIGRLNVRVNDASALADFENRLSQIVDQANEREGFEVRLHGGFHAPPKSVDDRTREIQRAVEASLDASEPAIRWQPTGGACDGSKLAFYGLPNVDTLGPRGGNLHSPDEWVDTASIVPKATSIVRLLTAYARGDKWMC, encoded by the coding sequence ATGAGTCCAACCGATGGTTTACGCGATGCCAGCGATTGGCTGCGGTCTCAAGAGCCGGCGATCAAAGAACAACTGGTGCAGTGGGCTGAAATCGCTTCGGGATCGCACGACACCGTGGGCTTGCAACGGATGTCTAATCGGCTGCGGGCAGACTGGCAGCATCATGGTTTCACATTGCAACCGACGCCGTTGTCGGCGATCCAAGAGGTCGCTTCCCAGGGGGAGATTGTGGAATGGAAGAGTGTCGATGCCTTGGTCGCCCGCCAACGTCCCGGGGCCGCCCGGCGGGTGTTATTGGCGATTCACTTCGACACCGTTTACGAACAAGAGAGCGATTTCAAGCAGTGCCAGTGGCTCGATGCCGATCGCTTGCGCGGCCCCGGCGTCGTTGATGCCAAGGGAGGGCTGTTGGTGATGATGTGGGCCTTGGCAGCGATCGAGAAGTTTGATCTCGCGGGAGAGATCGGATGGACCGCGATCCTGAATCCCGATGAAGAGATCGGTTCGCCAGCCAGCGCGGCGCTGTTCCAACAACAGGCGGGGCTGCACGATTTTGGTCTGCTGTTCGAACCCTGTCTCCCCGATGGCGCGATGGTCTCACAGCGAAAGGGTTCGGGGAACTTTACGATCGTCGTTCGCGGCCGCTCGGCGCACTCCGGCCGCGATCCCGAAGACGGTCGCAACGCGATCGTGTTGTTGTCGCAGGTGGTCGGTGAGGTCGATCGGTTGAACGATCCGCATGCTGGCACGACGGTCAACGTTGGCCGCATCGAAGGAGGCGGGCCGCTGAACCGCGTTCCCGATCTGGCGATCGGCCGCTTGAACGTTCGCGTCAACGATGCGTCGGCGCTAGCGGACTTTGAGAATCGGCTGAGCCAGATTGTCGACCAAGCCAATGAACGCGAAGGCTTTGAGGTTCGCTTGCATGGCGGTTTCCATGCGCCGCCAAAGAGTGTCGACGATCGCACACGGGAAATTCAACGCGCTGTCGAAGCTTCTTTAGATGCTTCGGAACCGGCGATCCGATGGCAACCGACCGGCGGAGCTTGCGACGGCAGCAAGCTCGCATTTTATGGACTGCCCAACGTCGACACGTTGGGCCCTCGCGGCGGCAATCTACACAGCCCCGATGAATGGGTCGACACCGCGTCGATCGTTCCCAAAGCCACGTCGATCGTCCGTCTGTTGACAGCCTATGCGCGTGGCGATAAATGGATGTGTTAG
- a CDS encoding carboxypeptidase-like regulatory domain-containing protein, whose translation MTLVYDRRLFCAASLLVLLAVGCDGGPPLADVYPASGRVLMDGKPIEGVSVSLLPEAGVAGRGGFGVTDANGAFSVTSVEGQDGVREGKYKVIFQKLAQPDGSPIPPGATAADVGAENILPPAYNNPEMCTMFADIKAGTNPEMEFDLNSKRKR comes from the coding sequence ATGACTCTCGTTTATGATCGTCGCTTGTTCTGTGCCGCTTCTTTGTTGGTTCTGCTGGCCGTTGGCTGTGACGGCGGTCCTCCGTTGGCCGACGTCTATCCGGCATCGGGCCGCGTGCTAATGGATGGCAAGCCAATCGAAGGTGTCTCGGTATCGTTGTTGCCCGAAGCGGGCGTCGCTGGACGCGGCGGTTTTGGTGTCACCGATGCGAACGGCGCGTTCAGCGTCACGTCGGTCGAGGGGCAAGATGGCGTTCGGGAAGGCAAATACAAAGTCATCTTCCAAAAGCTGGCTCAACCCGATGGCTCGCCGATCCCTCCTGGAGCTACCGCCGCAGATGTGGGGGCCGAAAACATCTTGCCTCCCGCATACAACAACCCGGAGATGTGCACGATGTTTGCCGACATCAAAGCCGGAACCAATCCGGAAATGGAATTCGATCTGAACTCGAAACGCAAACGTTAG